Below is a genomic region from Doryrhamphus excisus isolate RoL2022-K1 chromosome 16, RoL_Dexc_1.0, whole genome shotgun sequence.
catggtgcagtcaaatatgagcactgcttttaataacatttttattattgtctgcaaattgttatttttcatgtgtcgcTCGACTGCAGCctacattaaagcaccttacattcttttacaacaatgccattgaagaagttaaaggtgacttcaaatttatttcagccaaaaggcgctacatccgaaaaaattttttttttaaaatatatataaaatacatggtgtgtgcaggatttttatagcatgcatttttatgacctatattgatagctctttcatttgcaatatagacttgatgaccaaataaattgatatgtgcgtaattaaaaatcattgattttctcgaaatcagtcaaaatggatttagcgccttttggttgcaagctcttcatatatggGCTGTGTATTTATCATTAAAGGTAAAACTGCCCAATTTAGTGTGCTATTCATTTTAGGTCATATAGCTTCtgtgaaaacaaatatttcatctttaagATTTTAGAGCTTATGTAACGTGGGAACATATGGAGTGTCAGGTGGGACTTATGTCGCCATCAATACAGTATACTGAGAGAGAATAatcaaaaaaaacactcaccagGTTCTCTTATTGTCAAAGAAGAGGACCAGGAATAAGTGCTCCCTGGCTTCCTGGGTCATTTGCTCACCAAGTTTCAGAACATCCAATGGGGGGACCGGGATGGGGACACCCCGATGGAACACCCCCTCTCTGGGCATTTTCGGATCAATGATCTGCACACAAACATCACACTGTTTAACCCGCTAAGACCACTTAAGTGTCAAATGCTCTTTTTGACTTTGGACTCACCAGAGCAGGATACGAAGGGTAACCTCTGCACTTGGCCCACACCAAGTCCAGAGCCTCCAAAGAAGAGTAATCATCCGAGGTCATCCAGCATCCAGACCTGGCTCGGCTGCGAACCACTGATCGATCGGAAGGGGACGCAACAGCTCAGTCACCACCAGGTTTGTGGTTTTAACAATGGCTAAGTTCTCTGAACCGAGTTGGTCTAACTCACGGTGTGAAACTCCCCGTGACCCTCCGACTGAGtaggactcattttcagtgccCGACGTCTCCTCGCTgctgtcctcttggaaggcggAGCGAGAGAATGAGGCCTTTCCTCTGCCTTGCTTTGAGGGCGTTGTactgtaaggaaaaaaaaatatgagtgttttcattttaaaaggtaCAGTCGGACGACAAAAATATAAGTGATTTGGGAAAAATCAAGAAACCCATGATTGTACATACTGTCATTATGTGAGCCAATGCTGTATGATGTGTCTGCAGTCATATTTACCGTACCCACCAACATGTTATTCATCACTATGTAATGTAACTGACTAGAGAGATGGGACACATCACCTGGTACGGTCAGAGGCagcgctgctgctgctactggtGGTGGACTCCGAGTCCGAGCTGGAACGTGGAAGACGGGTGTCATTTCTATATACACGAAAGCTTTCCGTAACGGGCTGGTTGCGCCCGTCAAAACCGTTGCTTGGCAAACCTGTGCAGATAACACACACATAGTAGCGTGAAGGAAGACGTGATATTAGTTGCCTGTTGTACATTCgggttgaaaaattgcaagaagttttattttaagattctaagtagagcttcaaaatgcaaaaagacaaaatgggagcttatcctcacgagggtggcgggcgggtgctggagcttatcccagctgtcttcaggcgaggtacactctggactgggtgccagccaatcacagggcacatatagacaaacaaccattcacactcacattcatacctatggacaatttggagtcgccaattaacctagcatgtttttggaatgtgggaggaaaccggagtacccggagaaaactcacatgcacagggagaacatgctaacgcaggggtgggcaaactacggcccgggggccacatccggcccgccaagtgtttgaatacggcccgcccaagtatttcatttaaactcaacatacaacctggcatcatggcctgagccaaccttttgatggttgtatcaatttcgttttttgacatggtctgttgtttacaaagtgctcctgaaaaaagggacacaagcacataataataataataataattattattattattagattattataattattattagaactattatgattattataattattatatgaatgctaattattatattaattatatataatattattgttatatttgcatattttacataataataatataattattattttaattttattgcaattattataatattttattatttttaaaatatttaaatataaatataaaataataaataataatagcagattgcatgacaattttacagatacaataataccaggtggactgttacgtgtaaaatatatagtctgccccccccccgtaaattttgtcatatcaatgcggcccgcgagtcaaaaagtttgcccacccctgtgctaacgccacacagagatggttgagggtggaattgaacgcgggtctcctagctgtgaggcctgtgcgctaaccacttgatgaaataataatgaaataacaccGCTATAATGCCCCCCCACATGCGTGCTTGGCTATATAGACATGctacataccaaaagaaagattatattctcatttttcatcagaattaaaaagttagtttctaccattttagtaatcagcagtacaacaCAGGTATGTAACAAAAGTGAATCTCAaggggcggtctagtggttagcgtgcagacctcacagctaggagaccagggttcaattccaccctcggccatctctgtgtggagtttgcatgcgtgggtttttttctccgggtactccggtttcctcccacattccaaaaacatgctaggttaattagccactccaaattgtccataggtatgaatgtgagtgtgaatggttgtttgtctatatgtgccctgtgattggctggccaccagtccagggtgtaccccgcctctcgcccaaagacagctgggataggctccagctccccccgcgaggaaaaacggtagaaaatgaatgaatgaagatcatCATGACTATATGATGAACAGCCTTTTTTACTTTCATGGATCTTATTAAGCAATATATTGCTTACTCGAACACATTACTCgtcacatttcttctttttgcattttaagcTGTACTTAGAACCTcgtgaagatccaacagtgtcaAATATTGCACTGGTCTTAAAATCAGGAATCAGTGTGCGTACAAGTACCTGGCAGCAGGTCGTCGCTGTCGCTGTCAGAGCTGGAGCTAGTGTGGGGGCTACGCGGACGCTTCCTCTGTCTGCTTGGCGACAGCATGGGTAACTGGGGCGGCCCGATCGGGCTGGGGGTTACTCCCGTCGTGGCATAGCCCGTGTCACGGTTTTTTGGAGGGCGCCCCGGCCTTTTTGGAGGTCCGGCCATTTTTGGGTTCTTCTTGGAGAAAAGAACTGATGTCCGTCGACCCACTTCTGGAGCTAAGGCAGACGAGGACATACTCAGATCTTAaaggggtttaaaaaaaaacaaaaaaaagtatatagtGAACAGACACACGGGCACAACAAACAATCCATAAACACCAGAAACTGACCTTTTCCACCAAGCTCCTGACTGCTGCTTTCTTCTCCTTCATCGTGGTGTCCTGCAGATGTGTGATGGGAGTGGGAACCCCGATCTCCTCCTACTGACTCCCTGGACCCCAGACCTTCTCGCTGGTGAGCCAGCTTCCTCTTAATGACGCTGAGCTCCTTCCTTAGAGCTTTGGCTCTGCGAGACTGGCCGATGGTGTGCTTCCCCGAGATGACCTCCTCAAGACGCGCCTGCACGTAATGTAACTGCTCCTCCAAAGGTAGGCGACGCCTGTTTTCTGGCAGGAGGAGTTCTGCGGGAGTCACAGGGTTAGAGAAAAAGCACAGTTTATGAAGTACAAATGTCTTCTAAAGTGTCATTTTGGAAGATGGTACCATCTTCAAAGTGAGAGACCCTCTCACCATCTTCATTTGAAGACAATTGCCAGTCAGTTTCTCTTTCTCTGTTTCGCTCCCGTTCCCGTTCCCTGTCTTGTTCCCGCCGAGTGTCTGGGCTTGGCTCTCGAGGAAGGTGCATGCCAGTTTCGTAGTCAAAGCCGATCCGCTCCGCTTGCCGTCTGGCAGTCCTGATGACCGGTCCCCCCATTTCTCTGAGCCGCAGGGCAGCGCGGTAGAAAACCGTATCCTTAGCGTTGTATTTCAGGCAGTTGTTGACTATGAGGCCAAAGTCGGCCTCAAACGCCTCAAAAGTGAGGTAGCGGTGGGACTCGAGAAGGTTCCACATAGTCTGGAAGTCCATGGGAGTGTCAATGTGGTCCAGGTAGTCTGGAACCTGCAGCCGCAGTGGATGAAAGTCACAAAGCAAATGACAAGTTAGCATAAAGAAATTCAGatttgtgtaatattatgattcatTGTGTGTAATAttattggccagccaatcacagggcaacagggcacatatagacaaacaaccattcacactcatattcatacctatggacaatttggagtggccaattaacctagcatgtttttggaatgtgggaggaaaccacctgaccgggtcatttttgacccatttatggaaggttggggtagtaacacaaaaactaaaatttcttaaaatttataaaaggtaagttaaaaaatgtgaatggcatgatagcaaaaacatgttttttgaggaatacctggaatatgaaatgatgaaaaattttcattaccaagatatttcaagaaaacaacctgatcgggttatttttgacccacttatggaaggttggggtagtaacacaaaaactaaaatttcttaaaatttatgaaaggtaagttaaaaatgtgaaatggcatgatattaaaaacatgttttttttaagaataccCGGAatctgaaatgatgaaaaattttcattacaaagatatttcaagaaaacaacctgaccagatcatttttcacccacttatggaaggttggggtagtaacacaaaaactgaaatttctgaaaatttataaaaggtaagttaaaaatgtgaatggtatgatagcaaaaacatgttttttgaggaatacctggaatatgaaatgatgaaaaattttcattacgaagatatttcaagaaaacaacctgaccaggtaatttttgacccacttatggaaggttggggtagtaacacaaaaactaacatttcttaaaatttataaaaggtaagataaaatgtgaatggtatgatagcaaaaacatgttttttgaggaatacctggaatatgaaatgatgaaaaattttcattatggagatatttcaagaaaacaacctgatcgGGTCTTTTTTGactcacttatggaaggttggggtagtaacacaaaaactaaaatttcttaaaatttataaaaggtaagttaaaaatgtgactggcatgatattaaaaacatgttttttttaagaatacctggaatatgaaatgatgaaaaattttcattacaaagatatctcaagaaaacaacctgaccgggtcatttttgacccacttatggaaggttggggtagtaacacaaaaactaaaatttcttaaaatttataaaaggtaagataAAAtttgaatggtatgatagcaaaaacatgttttttgaggaatacctggaatatgaaatgatgaaaaattttcattacgaagatatttcaagaaaacaacctgaccgggtcatttttgacccacttatggaaggttggggtagtaacacaaaaactaaaatttctgaaaatttataaaaggtaagttaaaaatgtgaatggtatgatagcaaaaacatgttttttgaggaatacctggaatatgaaatgatgaaaaattttcattacgaagatatttcaagaaaacaacctgaccgggtcatttttgacccacttatggaaggttggggtggtaacacaaaaagtaaaatttcttaaaatttataaaaaagttacttcaaaatgtgaatggcgtgatattaaaaacatgttttttttaggaatacctggaatatgaaatgatgaaaaattttcattacggagatatttcaagaaaacaacctgaccgggtcatttttgacccacttatggaaggttggggtagtaacacaaaaactaaaatttcttaaaatttataaaaggtaagataAAAtttgaatggtatgatagcaaaaacatgttttttgaggaatacctggaatacgaaatgatgaaaaattttcattcaacaacctgaccgggtcatttttgagccacttatgcatctaagggttaaagatTGTTCATCTTCAGGAAAATTCTAATGGCCGCACATCTACTGGAAATGTATTTAGTGGTTTCATTTTCCGAGCGCGAGTTTAGAGTTCAGTGTACCTCTGCAAGGGGCACAGGCTCAGTGAAGAAGTTGCTAGTGTCTCTTTCCTGTAACTGCTCCAGTGTGCTCCTCAGAAGCACCAGGAGGGGCGTCAGCTGGATCtccagcgccatctgctgcatTTTGATCTAAACACAGAAATGCTGCCATTTTCATACAATCACACAAAAGCGGGTTGCGTCGATGCGGTcccaaacgtgtgtgtgtgtctcaccgttTCCCTCTTGAGTTTTTCCCTCTTCCGGATGAGTTCCACGAGCAGCCTGGCTCTCTCCAAGTCGTGTCTTAGTCTCTGCCATGCCTTCAGTTGCTCCTTTAAAGCACTTTGTTTCTCTTCGCTGTCCCTCTGTCGCATCACAATCAGGTGCAAACATACGAGGCATCGTAAGGACATGAAAGACCGCGgtgaattatgaattaaatacTTGAAACATAACATACCACAGGAACTTGGGCTGAAGGCTGTGGTGGGAGGGGGTCAACATGTCGTTGCGATTGCAGGTGGGTTTGCAGACGTCGCAGCAGAGGCACACCATTGCGGCTTTGCCTCTTTAGTGTCCAGTAGCTGTGAAGTCGCTGCATAAACTGGCTCTTTCTGGGTACTGTTAAGTTACTGGTGATTTTGCTTAGcctatatggaaaaaaaaaaacttaagtaTTGGACACATGAATGCATCATTAAATGTGGGGTGTAGGTCTGTGTATTACTGCAACATTTACCTATGGGGGGGTATACAGGGGACAGACACAACTGGAGCAGCAGCTCTCCTCTCAGCCAAGATCTTCCTCGCTCTCTTCATCTTCAGCCTGGACTTGGCCTTGGCCCTCTTGGCACGCTCCGAGCTCCAGCCCCTGGAGTCCTCGTCATGGCCGATGCTGGGCTCGTCGTCCTCCTCTAGTTCCCCTTCACTTTGAGACGACGCCATGCTCGCGCCGCCGACTCCTCCCAACGGTCGGGCTGATCCCGGCGGAGTGTGGATATCACAATAGGCCGTCTTACGGACGCTGAACGAGGTTCCATTGGCTCCGGTCTCTCTGACCGGCTCCATTTTCATGTAGAGGCCTGCTTGTTGGGCGCACGTGACGTGGAAGGCGGTGTAACAGTTGGCTTTGTGACACTGGATGCAGGCGCCCGAGCCCCGCTGCTTGCAGATGTAGCAGGTTAGCTTCCAGCGCGCAGGAGGGATGTGCTCAATGCTGTCTATTGGCTCCAGAAAGACGGTGTTAGCAAAGCAGACCTGAGGAGCAGCAAAGTTCACTTTTATTACTAGACAGCGATAAACTGCGGGGGTGACACAGGAAAGTACAAAAAGCACGAcacattgaatgcatcagtgGGAACAGAATGCAAAAACAACTGAAAATATTCActttcactcactcattcactctatgagcttttcttcctggcaTTCACTGCACCAGTGACATGGAGGGATGCGTTTCAACAGAGATGAAGTCGGCGATTTTGCAAACAACAGAATTTCCTAATTTATCGTTATTTTTGTGGCGATCACTAAAGCAGGATATCCCTTTAACTGCAATCTACAAATTCAATATGCAAGCATCAATTCAATGCACCAGAGCTGCATCACAACATCATGGAGTTTCAACAACAAAGAACCCACAACAGAACCGCATATGGGAACAGTATGCCCTCACCTCTGGAATCCAAAGGGCGCACACGACGTGAGCCCAGCGCGCGTCGTCCGTCTGTTTGAACGCTCCTCCCTTGTTGGGGCAGAGAGCGCAGTCCACCGCTCGACTCGGCGACTGCAGGCAGCGACGACACAGCCACTGGCCCTCCGGGATGTACGGCACTCCATAGCACTCTTGGTGCACCGCCAGGTTGCACATGTCACAGAAGAGGATCACGTTGCTGTTCTGACACTCGCCGTCGTTACAGATGCAGCATACAGCATCCTCATCAATGAGGGTGCTGGGGTCTGCCTGTAAAAAGGAGGATAGTGGggtattttattcttattgtgGCGCTTTGCAGAGAACAACTTTTTATTGAGAGTGAGAACAAATTTTTATTGGCGTTGaatgaatgggctggccccccaaATACaactcggacctcatccaaatttactctccagcgcggtcactgaggtccgagggccagctccgacttgtggtgcccaagacgagacttaagaccaggggagaccgagccttttctgtggttggccccaagctatggaactctctcccctcccgagtaaaaaaggcccccaacatcgaaagctttaagcaGGGCTCTCAAATAcgcagcccgtgggccaaatgtggcccgcaggacactagtttgaggcccccgccttgatatgaaagtttaatgttagtgcggcccgcgcaagtttgatatggatgctgtatggtatcatgtacccagaaaaaattattacgtttgattcatgttcatgttaaaggttaaataactgttaatagttatcctccctatccgtgtggaagtggtaagtttttggctatttaagttgaaaggaaataacttgaaggctaccgtttaggtcgctagctctctagtgtgcgagttagcatgtgtctcaagaccctgcagttgcgcaatatgttgtaaataaaaaaagagtataaatgtgactatagtcgtgttttgtcatgtctacagggctctaataatgctttgttcattttaatctgaaaaaaaataatttgtctacccaccaactatatgtgctttcttaagtttttattatttgccgttttattattattattattattatatttatttatttattactgattgattgattttctttattcttgatttgtttatttatttttcatcttattttgggtagaaaaataaaaagtaagatatttgagaacagtggaatgttttatcagagcttttctagaaaatcgaaaccaaagcaaagttcattcatttttcagtttttaataaatgcgttttttgtttgtttttttggaaaacctgatccagtctcacccagacccgagctccagtggtgcccaagtaaattgagtttgagacccctggtttaagtctcgtcttaaaacccacttttattctctggcttttaactcggagtgagtcgtttggtcctgtgtcttttagttctttctttttattttcattggttttattttttttatacttttattgctttgcttcttgtttttaatattttaatatctattttactattttatttcttaaatgatcttttagttttggattattacttttattttactagtctgcgtagcactttggaaactctgtttctAAAATGTGCtatgtaaataaagtggattggattggagtGAGAGAGAAAAGCTTGCTTTTAACCGCTATGCACAGCAACTAAGTCATGGTGTTACGACAGGCTATGCCGACAACATCGCATAACGACACAAGCACAGGCAAAACAAAAGCGCTCCCGCTGGTTGGACAGAACCAGGATGCAGATATGCAGCTCAAACTACAAAACGGACGAAACCATCCACATCGGCAGcaccgcaaagcacgctgggaacaAGGAAGTGCCACGAGTGACGCCAcaatatgtaacatttactcGTGCTAACATGCACTCTTGTCACAATGCTTTTAACATGACGTACCTTGTTATGGCTCTCAAAATATGATTCTTTTTCTAGACGGTCCATGAGGTACTCAAAGACCTCCTGAGGGATGGGCGTCACACCGTCAAGCCGACGTTTGTCGTTCATGATGTCGAGCCAGATGTAGTCCTCCTCGTCGATGTCGTACTCCACTTCCTCATCCAGCTCCTCTACAGACTTGTCGATGTACCTGGATAGAAAGACACAAGTGAGGAATTGTCGCATTTTCACGAGcagtgaattattttttttaatgacttgatGTCTTAGGGAAGCATGAGTATTTTTGGGGGATGGAGATACTGGTTAGAATTCCAGACTAGGTCAATAAGCACAAAATACCGTTCTTGGTCTCACCTGTAATAAGACGAAGGCCGAACAGGGGCATCGGGTCTCTCTTGGTCCAGTTCTCGAAACACTGCCTCGGGCAGTTTAACGGCAGGTCCCGACTGAGTGCTGTGTTGATGAGAAAAGCCATCCTTCTTCTTTTCCTTACTTTTATGTTTCCCGGACTTTGGCGTGGCTTTGCCCCCATTAGATGACGACATATCAGGCCTGTCCTTACCAGTGCCTCCTACTTCGCTGCCTCCAGCTCCGCCGTCGCTACCGTTACACACCCCTCCGGCGCTTCCACCTGTGACAGAAGGCGGGCCATTCTCTGCATCGCTGTCCTCCTCTGAGACGACATCGATGTTCTCGAAGATGCTGATACGGTGAATACGTCCTTGAATCTCCAGTTCTACCATTCGCTGCGCTTGGGCGTAGGTCATTGTGTCCCTGCTAGGGGAATGTGACAGCTCAGACCGATTGGGGCTACAAGGTGTATTTCCACCATGCCCCTGCCCTCCTCCACTACCGCCGCCATCATCCATATCCATTGACCCAACTAGTGACGCACGAGGAGGCCGTCCCTTGCGTTTCTTCTGGGGCATAGCCTGTGCAGGAGGCGGGTTGTCGTGGTCATAGTGGTAGAGGTGGTACTCAATGCCGCTGTAGCTCTTGTACACCTTGCGACAGCTCTCCACAGGACACTCATAAGGCGGCTTGGTGGCCCGCAAGTTGTGACAGAAGGTCTTCACGTCAAAGTCCAGGCCCATATTGCCAACAGCCGCGGCTGGGTCAGATGGTGTTGACGTTTACATCTGAAAGAAGGTGACgggaataataaacatacaggGATCCATACTGGAGATTTGAAGTTTCTATGTGACGAGATCTGTTTGCACACAGTGCACCTGCTACAGTGCAGTCACGTGACTAACATTCacctaaacaaaacaaaaggttCTATACTGTACTGATGCCTCTTAATTTAATACCAGTGTTATAACATTTACGGACCATTAATGTGACTAGTTAAACCTCAGCTTCATACAGCGTAACACTACAAAATATGCATGCTAGGACTGACTTCCCCAGCTGAAAGCATTATAATggagctaacgttagcttagcATCGTGCTGCTATTTCTACTCACAGTGGAGctagcacacacacagtacaaaaATGTGAACCACTCCTCCGAAACGCAACAGTAAGGAGGACAAAATAGCGAGTTAACTACACAACTTACTTTATTTGCTCGTCTTGTAGGAGGCTCTCTACGTGAGGCAAAAAGCGAAAGCTACAAGCTAGCTGCATTGGCGATACTTTTAAGTTAGCGAAAGAAGGGTGCTATGGCTGTAACGTTGCATGTTACTACATCGGATGAacaataaaaagtattattCTAATCTACGTTTGCTTGGAGACTCACTGGAAGTTGACGTTCGTTCAACTGGCCATTCAACCCGACGCTAGCGTTTCCCTCCACAAACGACCCCACACTCTGAATCTTGTCACTTAGCAtgaaaatgacaacaacatAACTTACTTGACTAATAAAGGCCTCTAATCAAATTAGATCAAATCTGTGGTcttgtgtgtgagggggggaaTGCATCCAAAGGACGAGAACTGCTACACTCTTGTCTTGTTATGGAGGTTGAACACGAACGTTCCTACTTTATGTTGGAATGTatagaaaaaaaagtggacTACAATAAACATAATTCCCATACAACTTTGCTTGCTAACTTGAGCCAATCTCCCACGAAACCAGCCGTCAAACATCACATTTCTGGACTAATAAACACTTACTACTCCACGTTCCTCAAGATTGGCCGCTTCGGAA
It encodes:
- the brpf1 gene encoding peregrin isoform X1; protein product: MGLDFDVKTFCHNLRATKPPYECPVESCRKVYKSYSGIEYHLYHYDHDNPPPAQAMPQKKRKGRPPRASLVGSMDMDDGGGSGGGQGHGGNTPCSPNRSELSHSPSRDTMTYAQAQRMVELEIQGRIHRISIFENIDVVSEEDSDAENGPPSVTGGSAGGVCNGSDGGAGGSEVGGTGKDRPDMSSSNGGKATPKSGKHKSKEKKKDGFSHQHSTQSGPAVKLPEAVFRELDQERPDAPVRPSSYYRYIDKSVEELDEEVEYDIDEEDYIWLDIMNDKRRLDGVTPIPQEVFEYLMDRLEKESYFESHNKADPSTLIDEDAVCCICNDGECQNSNVILFCDMCNLAVHQECYGVPYIPEGQWLCRRCLQSPSRAVDCALCPNKGGAFKQTDDARWAHVVCALWIPEVCFANTVFLEPIDSIEHIPPARWKLTCYICKQRGSGACIQCHKANCYTAFHVTCAQQAGLYMKMEPVRETGANGTSFSVRKTAYCDIHTPPGSARPLGGVGGASMASSQSEGELEEDDEPSIGHDEDSRGWSSERAKRAKAKSRLKMKRARKILAERRAAAPVVSVPCIPPHRLSKITSNLTVPRKSQFMQRLHSYWTLKRQSRNGVPLLRRLQTHLQSQRHVDPLPPQPSAQVPVRDSEEKQSALKEQLKAWQRLRHDLERARLLVELIRKREKLKRETIKMQQMALEIQLTPLLVLLRSTLEQLQERDTSNFFTEPVPLAEVPDYLDHIDTPMDFQTMWNLLESHRYLTFEAFEADFGLIVNNCLKYNAKDTVFYRAALRLREMGGPVIRTARRQAERIGFDYETGMHLPREPSPDTRREQDRERERERNRERETDWQLSSNEDELLLPENRRRLPLEEQLHYVQARLEEVISGKHTIGQSRRAKALRKELSVIKRKLAHQREGLGSRESVGGDRGSHSHHTSAGHHDEGEESSSQELGGKDLSMSSSALAPEVGRRTSVLFSKKNPKMAGPPKRPGRPPKNRDTGYATTGVTPSPIGPPQLPMLSPSRQRKRPRSPHTSSSSDSDSDDLLPGLPSNGFDGRNQPVTESFRVYRNDTRLPRSSSDSESTTSSSSSAASDRTSTTPSKQGRGKASFSRSAFQEDSSEETSGTENESYSVGGSRGVSHLVRSRARSGCWMTSDDYSSLEALDLVWAKCRGYPSYPALIIDPKMPREGVFHRGVPIPVPPLDVLKLGEQMTQEAREHLFLVLFFDNKRTWQWLPRSKLVPLGVDQELDKEKMLEGRKSNIRKSVQVAYHRAMQHRSKVQGDPSSETSDSD
- the brpf1 gene encoding peregrin isoform X2 gives rise to the protein MGLDFDVKTFCHNLRATKPPYECPVESCRKVYKSYSGIEYHLYHYDHDNPPPAQAMPQKKRKGRPPRASLVGSMDMDDGGGSGGGQGHGGNTPCSPNRSELSHSPSRDTMTYAQAQRMVELEIQGRIHRISIFENIDVVSEEDSDAENGPPSVTGGSAGGVCNGSDGGAGGSEVGGTGKDRPDMSSSNGGKATPKSGKHKSKEKKKDGFSHQHSTQSGPAVKLPEAVFRELDQERPDAPVRPSSYYRYIDKSVEELDEEVEYDIDEEDYIWLDIMNDKRRLDGVTPIPQEVFEYLMDRLEKESYFESHNKADPSTLIDEDAVCCICNDGECQNSNVILFCDMCNLAVHQECYGVPYIPEGQWLCRRCLQSPSRAVDCALCPNKGGAFKQTDDARWAHVVCALWIPEVCFANTVFLEPIDSIEHIPPARWKLTCYICKQRGSGACIQCHKANCYTAFHVTCAQQAGLYMKMEPVRETGANGTSFSVRKTAYCDIHTPPGSARPLGGVGGASMASSQSEGELEEDDEPSIGHDEDSRGWSSERAKRAKAKSRLKMKRARKILAERRAAAPVVSVPCIPPHRLSKITSNLTVPRKSQFMQRLHSYWTLKRQSRNGVPLLRRLQTHLQSQRHVDPLPPQPSAQVPVRDSEEKQSALKEQLKAWQRLRHDLERARLLVELIRKREKLKRETIKMQQMALEIQLTPLLVLLRSTLEQLQERDTSNFFTEPVPLAEVPDYLDHIDTPMDFQTMWNLLESHRYLTFEAFEADFGLIVNNCLKYNAKDTVFYRAALRLREMGGPVIRTARRQAERIGFDYETGMHLPREPSPDTRREQDRERERERNRERETDWQLSSNEDELLLPENRRRLPLEEQLHYVQARLEEVISGKHTIGQSRRAKALRKELSVIKRKLAHQREGLGSRESVGGDRGSHSHHTSAGHHDEGEESSSQELGGKAPEVGRRTSVLFSKKNPKMAGPPKRPGRPPKNRDTGYATTGVTPSPIGPPQLPMLSPSRQRKRPRSPHTSSSSDSDSDDLLPGLPSNGFDGRNQPVTESFRVYRNDTRLPRSSSDSESTTSSSSSAASDRTSTTPSKQGRGKASFSRSAFQEDSSEETSGTENESYSVGGSRGVSHLVRSRARSGCWMTSDDYSSLEALDLVWAKCRGYPSYPALIIDPKMPREGVFHRGVPIPVPPLDVLKLGEQMTQEAREHLFLVLFFDNKRTWQWLPRSKLVPLGVDQELDKEKMLEGRKSNIRKSVQVAYHRAMQHRSKVQGDPSSETSDSD